A stretch of the Brevundimonas sp. MF30-B genome encodes the following:
- a CDS encoding TonB-dependent siderophore receptor: MSKTILLAGTALLLIPNAALAQASADGRDPQVAQRPVPTGPTSTSPLVDAADRGVLVFTPDFFAEQRPNTALDMVNRVPGFSADNGSGARGFEGAVGNILINGARPASKNDTGTNVLGRTLANQVDRIELIRGGAPGIDMQGYSVVVNVVLKTTASRQHIVTWNANLFEGGQDLFGGSYQFTAREGERSYGLTLSDGISMSDSNGAGRVIRRAPDGTVTRDEDFYNDGYGGGQSVRGNFSTPFAGGKVDLTARYGRNDWHGINLQTATGIRRENLSDQESSGGEFGVVYTRPLRDDLKLETRLMHQFNEFDATSTSRNRVADVNSPEQVFRSVGDSSESIARALVRYERSPTLNFELGGEIAYNMLDTEQAYTVGGVAVPLPSATVKVEETRGEVFAKSGWRVSPKLNVEAGLRLESSTISQSGDADQEESFFYAKPRLLVTWTPMADNQLRFRFERVLGQLDFDDFAASANFQDENVQGGNIDLKPEQRWVSEVIYERRFWGEGVVSVGLRHDEIREAIDVIPLPGGLSAIGNIGDGTLDQLALNITVPLDKLGVSGGQFGFRNSWNRTEVTDPTTGERRPISGVRPTQAVITFQQDIDSWKLQYGAAYIPLLGQASFDPDFKSSWRGRDYLELWAEYKPTPTLSIRGQVNLWDDFSQEREVYANRTTRPIAFVENRFVDPRTFYQIRVRKTF, encoded by the coding sequence ATGTCCAAGACCATTCTGCTGGCCGGCACGGCCCTGCTGCTCATTCCCAACGCCGCCCTGGCCCAGGCCAGCGCCGACGGCCGCGACCCCCAGGTCGCCCAACGCCCGGTTCCGACCGGTCCGACCTCGACCTCGCCGCTGGTGGACGCCGCCGATCGGGGCGTGCTGGTCTTCACGCCGGACTTCTTCGCCGAGCAGCGCCCGAACACGGCGCTGGACATGGTCAATCGCGTGCCGGGCTTCTCGGCCGACAACGGCTCGGGCGCGCGCGGTTTCGAGGGCGCGGTCGGAAACATCCTGATCAACGGCGCGCGACCTGCCTCCAAGAACGACACCGGCACCAATGTGCTCGGCCGCACGCTGGCCAATCAGGTGGACCGCATCGAGCTGATCCGCGGCGGCGCGCCGGGCATAGACATGCAGGGCTATTCGGTGGTGGTGAACGTGGTCCTCAAGACCACCGCCAGCCGCCAGCACATCGTCACCTGGAACGCCAATCTGTTCGAGGGCGGACAGGATCTATTCGGCGGCTCCTATCAATTCACCGCCCGCGAAGGGGAGCGCAGCTATGGCCTGACCCTGTCTGACGGCATCTCAATGAGCGATTCCAACGGCGCGGGCCGTGTGATCCGCCGCGCGCCCGACGGGACTGTCACGCGCGACGAAGACTTTTACAACGACGGCTACGGCGGCGGTCAGTCGGTTCGCGGCAACTTCTCCACGCCCTTTGCGGGCGGCAAGGTCGATCTGACCGCCCGCTATGGCCGCAACGACTGGCACGGGATCAACCTGCAGACCGCGACCGGGATACGCCGCGAAAATCTTAGCGACCAGGAGTCCAGCGGCGGCGAGTTCGGGGTGGTCTACACCCGCCCGCTTCGCGACGATCTGAAGCTGGAGACCCGGCTGATGCATCAGTTCAACGAGTTCGACGCCACCTCCACGTCGCGCAACCGTGTCGCGGACGTCAACAGCCCCGAGCAGGTGTTCCGCTCCGTCGGCGACTCCTCGGAAAGCATCGCCCGTGCCCTGGTGCGCTACGAGCGGTCGCCGACCCTGAACTTCGAGCTGGGCGGCGAGATCGCCTACAACATGCTCGACACGGAACAGGCTTATACGGTCGGCGGCGTGGCGGTGCCCCTGCCGTCGGCGACCGTCAAGGTCGAAGAGACGCGCGGCGAGGTGTTCGCCAAGTCCGGCTGGCGGGTCAGCCCCAAGCTCAACGTCGAGGCCGGCCTGAGGCTGGAATCCTCGACCATCAGCCAGTCAGGGGACGCGGATCAGGAAGAGAGCTTCTTCTACGCCAAGCCCCGCCTGCTGGTGACTTGGACTCCCATGGCCGACAACCAGCTGCGCTTCCGCTTCGAGCGCGTGCTGGGTCAGCTGGACTTCGACGACTTCGCGGCCTCGGCCAACTTTCAGGACGAGAACGTCCAGGGCGGCAACATCGACCTGAAGCCTGAACAGCGCTGGGTCAGCGAGGTCATCTACGAGCGCCGCTTCTGGGGCGAGGGCGTCGTCTCCGTCGGCCTGCGCCATGACGAGATCCGCGAAGCCATCGATGTGATCCCCCTGCCCGGCGGCCTGTCGGCCATCGGCAACATCGGCGACGGCACGCTGGACCAACTGGCCCTGAACATCACAGTGCCGCTGGACAAGCTGGGGGTCTCGGGCGGCCAGTTCGGCTTCCGCAACAGCTGGAACCGCACCGAGGTCACCGATCCGACGACAGGCGAGCGGCGTCCGATTTCGGGCGTGCGCCCGACCCAGGCGGTCATCACCTTCCAGCAGGACATCGACAGCTGGAAGCTGCAGTACGGCGCCGCCTACATCCCGCTGCTGGGCCAGGCCAGCTTCGATCCGGACTTCAAGTCCAGCTGGCGCGGGCGCGACTATCTGGAGCTCTGGGCGGAGTACAAGCCGACCCCGACCCTGTCGATCCGCGGCCAGGTGAACCTGTGGGATGACTTTTCTCAGGAGCGCGAGGTCTACGCCAACCGCACGACCCGCCCGATCGCCTTCGTCGAAAACCGCTTCGTCGACCCGCGCACCTTCTACCAGATCCGGGTGCGCAAGACGTTCTGA
- a CDS encoding TraB/GumN family protein — translation MIRRAMALVLAAMLMLPAQPGRAQDADSATQVEDIIVTARRSGAPMWEVTQGDRTLILVGAITPPRELEWRPDALEAATLRADRILFPQQGRGSAADVLRLIWRIRTISNLPAGTTTADYLEPEWQSRLEAVMAGERNARWRTTNFVPLSIDLLNDKAGFSRRTRAGPDDVVRRAARRTRVPVTPVGVIRGDELIDSLINAPPSTYAPCVKAAIVAAEGGPEMTLARAEAWRRFRVAEVAASPIDAALDVCWPWGDPEVAPLLRSQWDEALNQALAQPGVTLAVAPIRLLARPGGVLDALEARGLEVEGPEWRPITQPTGDAADSGV, via the coding sequence ATGATCCGACGAGCGATGGCGCTGGTCCTTGCGGCCATGCTGATGTTGCCGGCGCAGCCTGGGCGCGCCCAGGACGCCGACTCTGCAACTCAGGTCGAGGACATTATCGTCACCGCGCGGCGTTCGGGCGCGCCGATGTGGGAGGTCACCCAGGGCGACCGAACCCTGATCTTGGTCGGAGCGATCACGCCGCCGCGCGAACTGGAATGGCGGCCCGACGCCTTGGAGGCTGCCACGCTGCGGGCTGACCGGATCCTATTTCCCCAACAGGGGCGCGGTTCGGCGGCGGATGTGCTGCGCCTGATCTGGCGCATCCGCACCATCTCCAATCTGCCGGCGGGCACGACGACCGCGGACTATCTGGAGCCCGAATGGCAGTCGCGGCTGGAGGCCGTCATGGCGGGCGAGCGCAATGCGCGCTGGCGCACCACCAATTTCGTGCCGCTCAGCATTGATCTTCTCAATGACAAGGCCGGGTTCTCGCGGCGCACCCGTGCAGGGCCTGACGACGTGGTGCGCCGCGCGGCGCGTCGCACCAGGGTCCCAGTCACGCCCGTGGGCGTCATTCGCGGCGACGAACTGATCGACAGCCTGATCAACGCCCCGCCGTCCACCTACGCGCCGTGCGTCAAGGCGGCCATCGTCGCCGCCGAAGGCGGGCCGGAAATGACCCTGGCCCGCGCCGAAGCCTGGCGCCGTTTCCGGGTGGCTGAGGTCGCGGCCTCGCCGATCGATGCGGCGCTTGACGTGTGCTGGCCCTGGGGCGATCCCGAGGTCGCGCCCCTGCTGCGCAGCCAGTGGGACGAAGCGCTGAACCAGGCGTTGGCCCAGCCCGGCGTCACCCTGGCGGTGGCGCCGATCCGGCTGCTGGCGCGACCCGGCGGCGTGCTTGACGCCCTGGAGGCGAGGGGCCTGGAGGTCGAGGGGCCGGAATGGCGTCCGATCACGCAACCGACAGGTGACGCGGCCGATTCAGGCGTCTAG
- the tolQ gene encoding protein TolQ: MTAPVDASMLNPIELFMHADWVVKSVMIGLAVASVWSWTVIIDKAVRIGRLNRQADAFEADLNSGRSLEDVAAQAGPQPAHALPQMLKLALAEWKETRQRGPVDADQGGLLVARIDRSLNSLIAREGQRVENGLGVLSVVATSSPFIGLFGTVWGIMNAFDAIASAGNTNLTTVAPAIAEALFATAIGLGAAIPAYIAYNKFSIDAGKYVGRLEAFADDLQAAVARRLASPSTTPPPPPPPSSDFSLRRSA; the protein is encoded by the coding sequence ATGACCGCGCCCGTCGACGCCTCGATGCTCAATCCCATCGAACTCTTCATGCACGCCGACTGGGTGGTGAAGTCGGTGATGATCGGCCTGGCGGTCGCCTCAGTCTGGTCCTGGACCGTCATCATCGACAAGGCCGTCCGCATCGGCCGCCTGAACCGTCAGGCCGACGCCTTCGAGGCCGACCTGAACTCGGGCCGCTCGCTTGAGGACGTCGCCGCCCAGGCCGGGCCCCAGCCCGCCCACGCCCTGCCCCAGATGCTGAAGCTGGCCCTGGCGGAGTGGAAGGAGACGCGGCAACGCGGGCCGGTTGACGCCGACCAGGGCGGCCTGCTGGTCGCGCGCATCGACCGCTCGCTGAACAGCCTGATCGCGCGGGAAGGCCAGAGGGTCGAGAACGGCCTGGGCGTGCTTTCGGTGGTCGCCACCTCCTCGCCCTTCATCGGCCTGTTCGGGACGGTCTGGGGCATCATGAACGCCTTCGACGCCATCGCCTCGGCCGGCAACACCAATCTGACGACCGTGGCCCCGGCCATCGCCGAGGCCCTGTTCGCCACCGCCATCGGCCTGGGCGCGGCCATCCCGGCTTATATCGCCTACAACAAGTTCTCGATCGACGCGGGCAAGTATGTCGGCCGTCTGGAGGCCTTCGCCGACGACCTGCAAGCCGCCGTGGCGCGCCGCCTGGCCTCGCCGTCAACCACTCCGCCCCCGCCGCCCCCGCCCTCGTCGGACTTCAGCCTGCGCCGGAGCGCCTGA
- a CDS encoding ExbD/TolR family protein, with the protein MALGGGGAAGGSGRGRGRRRRAPLSEINVTPLVDVMLVLLIIFMISAPLLTVGVPVELPQTEASAVEQTQEPLSVSIDQNGAIYVDDAEAAWDQFVPRLRAQGGDGEGAATDRPVFIRADGRAPYQAVARVMARLSASGFTKLNLITDTAPDAASGG; encoded by the coding sequence ATGGCCCTGGGCGGAGGAGGCGCGGCCGGCGGCTCGGGCCGCGGCCGTGGCCGCAGGCGGCGCGCACCGCTGAGCGAGATCAACGTCACGCCCCTGGTGGACGTGATGCTGGTGCTGCTGATCATCTTCATGATCTCGGCGCCGCTGCTGACGGTCGGCGTGCCGGTCGAACTGCCTCAGACCGAGGCGTCCGCCGTCGAACAGACGCAGGAGCCCCTATCGGTCTCCATCGATCAGAACGGCGCCATCTATGTCGACGACGCCGAGGCGGCCTGGGACCAGTTCGTGCCGCGTCTGCGCGCCCAGGGCGGAGACGGCGAGGGCGCGGCCACCGACCGGCCGGTCTTCATCCGCGCCGACGGGCGCGCGCCCTATCAGGCGGTGGCGCGCGTCATGGCGCGCCTGTCGGCCTCGGGCTTCACCAAGCTGAACCTGATCACCGACACCGCGCCGGATGCGGCGAGCGGAGGCTGA
- the tolB gene encoding Tol-Pal system beta propeller repeat protein TolB encodes MRLTLLLASAAALALTTTANAQTGQPAQSAPVQDVVVDQGVLRPFPIAIAPFSGANGADISNVVSGNLRRSGYFAPLDPRSFIETNLTLANAPNFPQWTSIGAQAVLYGSVTPRPDGRNDVGFRLYDPYRQCQLVSYQFTATPEQWRRIAHKISDVVYQRMTGENGFFDSRVIFVSESGTQLNRLSRLSIVDQDGFNPVYLTQGDEVIMSPRFSASNPDEVTYVALGRDYSRIYLLNLSTGRRENLGEFDGQVLAPRFSNDGSRVAFSIIRGGNTDIYVMNLRTRQLSRLTTDPGIDTSPSFSADGSQIVFTSDRGGSARLYVMSADGRGQRPISRGGGIYTAPAWSPRGDLIAFTKQQGGRFHIGVMRPDGSGERILSSSYFEEGPSWAPNGRYIMFARQTRGGDTRLWTVDLSGRVVAQAGYDGRGSDPAWSPLLDTPPATLGLNQGPDSCPS; translated from the coding sequence ATGCGTCTGACGCTTCTGCTGGCATCTGCCGCCGCTCTGGCCCTGACGACGACGGCCAACGCCCAGACCGGCCAGCCCGCGCAGAGCGCGCCGGTTCAGGACGTGGTGGTCGATCAGGGCGTGCTGCGGCCCTTTCCCATCGCCATCGCCCCCTTCAGCGGCGCGAACGGCGCGGATATCTCCAATGTGGTGTCGGGCAATCTGCGGCGCTCGGGGTATTTCGCGCCGCTGGACCCGCGCAGCTTCATCGAGACCAATCTGACCCTGGCCAATGCGCCGAACTTTCCGCAGTGGACCTCGATCGGCGCCCAGGCGGTGCTTTACGGGTCCGTCACACCGCGCCCCGACGGCCGCAACGACGTGGGCTTCCGCCTCTACGATCCCTACCGCCAGTGCCAGCTGGTCAGCTATCAGTTCACCGCCACGCCCGAGCAGTGGCGCCGTATCGCGCACAAGATCTCAGACGTCGTCTATCAGCGCATGACAGGCGAGAACGGCTTCTTCGACAGCCGCGTGATCTTCGTGTCGGAAAGCGGCACTCAGCTGAACCGCTTGTCGCGCCTGTCGATCGTGGATCAGGACGGCTTCAACCCCGTCTATCTGACCCAGGGCGACGAGGTGATCATGTCTCCGCGTTTCTCGGCCTCCAATCCGGACGAGGTGACCTATGTGGCGCTGGGTCGTGACTACAGCCGTATCTATCTGCTGAACCTGTCGACCGGCCGTCGCGAGAATCTGGGCGAGTTCGACGGCCAGGTGCTGGCGCCGCGCTTCTCCAACGACGGGTCGCGCGTCGCCTTCTCGATCATTCGGGGGGGCAACACAGACATCTACGTGATGAATCTGCGCACGCGCCAGCTGTCGCGCCTGACGACCGATCCGGGGATCGACACCTCGCCCTCGTTCAGCGCCGACGGCTCTCAGATCGTCTTCACCTCCGATCGCGGCGGCTCGGCCCGGCTCTATGTCATGAGCGCAGACGGACGCGGCCAGCGGCCGATCTCTCGCGGCGGCGGCATCTACACCGCCCCGGCCTGGAGCCCGCGCGGCGATCTGATCGCCTTCACCAAGCAGCAGGGCGGGCGCTTCCACATCGGTGTGATGCGGCCTGACGGCTCGGGCGAGCGCATCCTGTCGTCCTCCTATTTCGAGGAAGGCCCGTCTTGGGCGCCCAACGGCCGCTACATCATGTTCGCGCGTCAGACGCGGGGCGGCGACACCCGTCTGTGGACCGTCGACCTCTCGGGCCGCGTGGTGGCCCAGGCCGGCTATGACGGGCGCGGCTCCGACCCGGCCTGGTCGCCGCTTCTAGACACGCCGCCGGCGACGCTGGGCCTGAACCAGGGGCCGGATTCCTGCCCCTCGTAA
- the pal gene encoding peptidoglycan-associated lipoprotein Pal, producing the protein MNTRTLVNLAAVGVIAVAVTACTPRRPVDTVVPDTAPPATGPAYPTAPTGPVSGGNVGAAVPGSEQDFIVNVGDRVYFDLDSYEVKSDAYPRLDAQAQWLQRYPNVRIRIEGNADERGTREYNLALGARRAESVRNYLVDRGIPAARIDTISFGKERPIAEGSTEDAWARNRNAHTAIVSGAQR; encoded by the coding sequence ATGAACACCCGCACCCTCGTCAACCTGGCCGCCGTGGGCGTGATCGCCGTGGCCGTCACCGCCTGCACCCCGCGTCGTCCCGTCGACACGGTCGTGCCCGACACGGCCCCGCCGGCCACGGGTCCGGCCTATCCGACCGCCCCGACCGGCCCGGTCTCGGGAGGCAATGTCGGCGCCGCCGTTCCGGGCTCGGAGCAGGACTTCATCGTCAACGTCGGCGACCGCGTCTACTTCGACCTGGACAGCTATGAGGTGAAGTCGGACGCCTATCCGCGCCTGGACGCCCAGGCCCAGTGGCTGCAGCGCTATCCGAACGTGCGCATCCGCATCGAAGGCAACGCCGACGAACGCGGCACCCGCGAATACAATCTGGCTCTGGGCGCCCGCCGCGCCGAGTCGGTGCGCAATTATCTGGTGGACCGTGGCATCCCGGCGGCCCGCATCGACACCATCAGCTTCGGCAAGGAGCGTCCGATCGCCGAGGGTTCGACCGAGGACGCCTGGGCCCGCAACCGCAACGCCCACACTGCGATCGTCTCCGGCGCACAGCGCTGA
- a CDS encoding tol-pal system YbgF family protein: MTTKPRPLSSRRARLILAAGGVALTLGAGFAVAQVQPMQPVQWDNRRLDQLDRNVRRLERALTQRNAAGQPVLVEPDPEVIALQDRLANMDRRLRDLEQTFQRVNSDSERLTFQADEATRDNTALRTRLQDAEARIQKLEADAELNAPITANSATNDPAQDLAAAARLAAGDPVRGARALETVIVTWPDTPQAREANSRLGDLRVSTGDRPGAVQAYAAALRGWPRVAWAGETTLKLADNLVMTDQKPQACAALAEFGRRYAEGAAQTLRTRATQIRSRAECS; the protein is encoded by the coding sequence ATGACGACCAAGCCTCGACCCCTAAGTTCGCGCCGCGCGCGGTTGATCCTAGCCGCCGGCGGCGTGGCCCTGACGCTGGGCGCCGGTTTCGCCGTGGCCCAGGTCCAGCCGATGCAGCCGGTGCAGTGGGACAACCGCCGCCTGGACCAGCTGGACCGCAACGTGCGCCGCCTGGAACGCGCTCTGACCCAGCGCAACGCCGCCGGCCAGCCCGTCCTGGTCGAGCCCGACCCTGAGGTCATCGCCCTGCAGGACCGCCTGGCCAACATGGACCGGCGGCTGCGTGACCTGGAGCAGACCTTCCAGCGGGTGAACAGCGATAGTGAGCGCCTGACCTTTCAGGCCGATGAGGCCACGCGCGACAACACCGCCCTGCGCACCCGGCTGCAGGACGCCGAGGCCCGCATCCAGAAGCTGGAAGCCGACGCCGAGCTGAACGCGCCGATCACCGCCAACTCGGCCACCAATGACCCGGCCCAGGATCTGGCTGCCGCGGCCCGCCTGGCCGCCGGCGATCCGGTGCGGGGCGCGCGCGCCCTGGAGACCGTCATCGTCACCTGGCCCGATACGCCCCAGGCGCGCGAGGCCAACTCGCGGCTGGGCGACCTGCGCGTCTCGACGGGCGATCGGCCGGGCGCCGTCCAGGCCTACGCCGCCGCCCTGCGCGGCTGGCCGCGCGTCGCCTGGGCTGGGGAAACCACGTTGAAGCTGGCCGACAATCTGGTCATGACGGACCAGAAGCCGCAGGCCTGCGCCGCCCTGGCCGAGTTCGGCCGTCGCTACGCCGAAGGCGCGGCCCAGACCCTGCGCACCCGCGCCACCCAGATCCGCAGTCGCGCGGAGTGCAGCTGA
- the tilS gene encoding tRNA lysidine(34) synthetase TilS — MQLSDLDALTGRVHARLDRSLEAQADRPVTLALSGGGDSLALLAMTSDWARRRGRALLALTVDHGLNSDSRDWTRRAGDQARALGADWRGLAWTGPKPTTGLPAAARQARHSLIADAAREAGACVILFAHTADDVAENDWMRRSGTPIGRLHAASPSPAWPEGRDLVLLRPLIEERRDDLRAWLRSRGVDWIEDPANVDLRYARSRARMALAGAPPSAPAPAPASALASRLDPEPMAACGVIVLPRSAPPQALAAAICCSSGGSTPPRGRALARAGARLAEQRDAVFVVGGARVEAGPERLLVLRQMRGRDERALQPCRLGEITVWDGRFEVSEAPPSAQIAPALGRMAGLTAGDRAWLSSLPPAARAAFPIILRPERRPELAFRAARLTPLVPARFELWSRLASGETPQESQLAQAMHGATPWNHLF, encoded by the coding sequence GTGCAGCTGAGCGACCTTGACGCCCTGACCGGCCGCGTTCACGCGCGGCTGGATCGGAGCCTGGAGGCTCAGGCCGATCGTCCAGTCACCCTGGCCCTGTCGGGCGGCGGGGACTCCCTGGCCCTGCTCGCCATGACCTCCGACTGGGCGCGTCGTCGCGGCCGCGCCCTGCTGGCTCTGACCGTCGATCACGGGCTGAATTCCGACAGCCGCGACTGGACCCGTCGCGCCGGAGATCAGGCGAGGGCGCTCGGCGCCGATTGGCGCGGCCTGGCCTGGACCGGCCCCAAGCCGACCACCGGCCTCCCGGCCGCCGCACGACAGGCGCGGCACTCCCTGATCGCCGACGCAGCGCGCGAGGCAGGGGCGTGCGTCATCCTGTTCGCCCATACGGCGGATGACGTGGCCGAAAACGACTGGATGCGCAGGTCTGGCACACCCATCGGGCGCCTGCATGCAGCCTCGCCTTCGCCAGCTTGGCCCGAAGGGCGCGATCTGGTGCTTTTGCGGCCGTTGATCGAGGAGCGCCGCGACGATCTTCGGGCATGGCTGAGGTCTCGTGGCGTCGACTGGATCGAGGACCCGGCCAATGTCGATCTGCGGTATGCTCGGTCGCGGGCGCGCATGGCGCTGGCCGGCGCGCCGCCGTCAGCGCCGGCGCCGGCGCCCGCTTCGGCGCTGGCGTCCAGGCTTGATCCGGAGCCGATGGCCGCCTGCGGCGTGATTGTCCTGCCTCGATCCGCGCCGCCTCAGGCTCTCGCTGCGGCGATCTGCTGTTCGTCCGGCGGATCGACGCCGCCGCGCGGGCGCGCTCTCGCGCGGGCGGGGGCGCGGTTGGCGGAGCAGCGGGACGCCGTCTTTGTCGTGGGCGGAGCCCGCGTCGAGGCGGGGCCCGAGCGACTGCTCGTGCTGCGCCAGATGCGGGGGCGCGACGAACGTGCTTTGCAGCCTTGCAGGCTGGGCGAGATCACGGTCTGGGACGGGCGCTTCGAGGTCTCCGAGGCGCCGCCGTCCGCCCAGATTGCGCCCGCGCTGGGGCGCATGGCCGGTCTGACCGCCGGGGATCGAGCCTGGCTGTCTAGCCTTCCCCCGGCGGCTCGCGCGGCCTTTCCGATCATCCTGCGCCCCGAACGAAGGCCCGAACTGGCCTTTCGCGCGGCTCGGCTGACCCCGCTGGTGCCCGCCCGGTTCGAGCTCTGGAGCCGCCTGGCCTCGGGCGAAACGCCGCAGGAATCTCAGCTGGCCCAGGCCATGCATGGCGCGACGCCTTGGAACCACCTATTTTGA
- the ftsH gene encoding ATP-dependent zinc metalloprotease FtsH produces the protein MNLRNFAFGALLLLGLLAVYAAMSQGGAGTMPGAKAGSSGRPETITYSELVRQTEAGEIKSAVVKGDQVTGVYKNDGKFAATTPYPNEQLVASMLAAGVDLDAKSSRAPWWSGILGLLLPVALIIGFWLFIMNRMQGGARGAMGFGKSKAKLLTEHKGRKTFDDVAGVDEAKEELTEVVEFLKDPGKFQRLGGKIPKGALLVGPPGTGKTLLARAVAGEAGVPFFSISGSDFVEMFVGVGASRVRDMFEQAKKNAPCIIFIDEIDAVGRHRGAGLGGGNDEREQTLNQLLVEMDGFEASENIILIAATNRPDVLDPALLRPGRFDRQVVVPNPDVSGRERILRVHMKDVPLGPDVNVKTIARGTPGFSGADLANLVNEAALMAARKDRKMVTHRDFEDAKDKVLMGSERKSMAMNEEEKRLTAYHEAGHAIVAMNVKMADPVHKATIVPRGRALGMVMQLPEGDRYSMKYQQMIDRIAIMAGGRVAEEIIFGPENITSGASSDIEQATKLARAMVTRWGFSDRLGTVAYGENQEEVFLGHSVARNQSVSEETARIIDEEVKRIVTAGWEEARKILTEKAEDHEKLSQALLEYETLSGEEIRDLIEKGVAPNRDESNFPNAGPSVAVPVTPVSDGTEIEPSQAGTPAAPTTSVPTVH, from the coding sequence ATGAATCTGCGCAACTTCGCCTTCGGCGCCCTGCTGCTGCTGGGGCTTCTGGCCGTCTACGCCGCCATGTCGCAGGGCGGCGCGGGGACCATGCCCGGCGCCAAGGCGGGCTCGAGCGGTCGTCCCGAAACGATCACCTATTCCGAACTCGTGCGTCAGACGGAGGCCGGCGAGATCAAGTCGGCCGTCGTGAAGGGCGATCAGGTGACGGGTGTTTACAAGAACGACGGGAAGTTCGCCGCCACCACCCCTTATCCGAACGAGCAGCTGGTGGCGTCGATGCTGGCCGCCGGAGTGGACCTGGACGCCAAGTCCTCGCGTGCGCCGTGGTGGTCGGGCATCCTAGGCCTCCTGCTGCCGGTCGCCCTGATCATCGGCTTCTGGCTCTTCATCATGAACCGCATGCAGGGCGGCGCGCGCGGCGCCATGGGCTTCGGCAAATCCAAGGCCAAGCTTCTGACTGAACACAAGGGCCGGAAGACCTTTGACGACGTCGCCGGCGTGGACGAGGCCAAGGAAGAGCTGACCGAGGTGGTCGAGTTCCTGAAGGATCCCGGCAAGTTCCAGCGCCTGGGCGGCAAGATTCCCAAGGGCGCCCTGCTGGTCGGCCCTCCCGGCACCGGCAAGACGCTTTTGGCCCGCGCCGTCGCCGGCGAGGCGGGCGTTCCTTTCTTCTCGATCTCGGGCTCGGACTTCGTGGAGATGTTCGTGGGCGTCGGCGCAAGCCGCGTGCGTGACATGTTCGAGCAGGCCAAGAAAAACGCGCCTTGCATCATCTTCATCGACGAGATCGATGCGGTGGGCCGCCATCGCGGCGCCGGCCTGGGCGGCGGAAATGACGAGCGCGAGCAAACGTTGAACCAGCTGCTGGTCGAGATGGACGGCTTCGAGGCGTCCGAGAACATCATCTTGATCGCCGCCACCAACAGGCCCGATGTGCTGGACCCGGCCCTGCTGCGCCCGGGTCGCTTCGACCGTCAGGTCGTGGTGCCCAATCCCGACGTGTCCGGCCGCGAACGCATCCTGCGCGTTCACATGAAGGACGTGCCGCTTGGGCCGGACGTCAACGTCAAGACTATCGCGCGCGGCACGCCCGGCTTCTCGGGCGCCGACCTGGCCAACCTCGTCAATGAAGCCGCGCTGATGGCGGCGCGCAAGGACCGCAAAATGGTCACCCACCGCGACTTCGAGGACGCCAAGGACAAGGTTCTGATGGGCTCGGAGCGTAAGTCCATGGCGATGAACGAGGAGGAGAAGCGCCTGACCGCCTATCATGAGGCCGGTCACGCCATTGTCGCCATGAATGTGAAGATGGCCGACCCGGTGCACAAGGCGACCATCGTGCCGCGCGGCCGCGCCCTGGGCATGGTCATGCAACTACCCGAGGGCGACCGCTATTCGATGAAGTACCAGCAGATGATCGACCGCATCGCCATCATGGCCGGCGGCCGCGTCGCCGAAGAGATCATCTTCGGGCCGGAGAACATAACGTCGGGCGCGTCATCCGACATCGAGCAGGCGACCAAGCTGGCCCGCGCCATGGTGACCCGCTGGGGCTTCTCGGACCGCCTGGGCACCGTGGCGTACGGCGAGAACCAGGAGGAGGTCTTTCTTGGCCACTCGGTCGCGCGCAATCAGAGCGTTTCGGAAGAAACCGCCCGGATCATCGACGAAGAGGTCAAGCGCATCGTGACCGCCGGCTGGGAGGAGGCTCGCAAGATTCTCACCGAAAAGGCCGAGGACCACGAAAAGCTGTCCCAAGCCCTGCTGGAGTACGAGACCCTCTCGGGAGAGGAGATCAGGGATCTGATTGAAAAGGGCGTCGCCCCCAACCGCGACGAAAGCAACTTCCCCAACGCCGGTCCCTCTGTCGCTGTGCCCGTTACGCCGGTTTCGGACGGGACGGAGATCGAGCCTTCGCAGGCGGGGACGCCGGCCGCGCCGACGACCAGCGTGCCGACGGTCCACTAG
- a CDS encoding transcriptional regulator — protein MALSDLGRIDEVIHGRVRLGVMVYLADAESADFAELKTALEATQGNLSVHLKKLEEARYIAIAKSFVNNKPLTRVSITSQGRRAFADYLDALGDLIGSKSG, from the coding sequence GTGGCCCTGAGCGATCTAGGGCGCATTGACGAGGTCATCCACGGTCGCGTTCGCCTGGGCGTCATGGTCTATCTGGCCGACGCCGAAAGCGCAGACTTCGCCGAGCTGAAGACCGCGCTGGAGGCGACGCAAGGCAATCTGTCTGTCCACCTTAAGAAGCTCGAGGAGGCGCGTTACATCGCCATCGCCAAGAGCTTCGTGAACAACAAGCCGCTTACGCGCGTCTCGATCACCAGCCAGGGCCGCCGCGCCTTCGCCGACTATCTGGACGCGCTAGGCGATCTGATCGGGAGCAAGAGTGGATGA